In one window of Helianthus annuus cultivar XRQ/B chromosome 17, HanXRQr2.0-SUNRISE, whole genome shotgun sequence DNA:
- the LOC110923962 gene encoding zinc finger MYM-type protein 1-like, with product MAPKQPSGWQKRQKRKRQDELVKSQKGAMQKFLTPNPPIVDVEKPQEHVEVEREHDEVEQEQERVEVEDEEHVEKQQEQEHVEEQQQEEHVDYIFDPRRWEGLNADEIKLLVAKATIYTRTLSNLEKCDREWLVYSKELDKMFCFCCKVFRNGAPKGRLGGVGFDDWHHATGRVKEHEVSLDHLINMKKWFDLRKRLKSDDTIDKFQHEQFKKEADYWKQVLFRIIALIKFLVKHNLAFRGNKEKLYEKGNGNFLGLVEMLEEFDPVIKEHVRRITSDDIHVHYLGHKIQNEIILMLTDEIKKELIKNIKEAKYYSIILDCTPDSSHKEQMTIIVRYVKFSSNSVIVEESFLGFLNANDTTGKGQFDVTYAELQNLGLEIDDMRGQGYDNGANMKDNVKNWSLKSLSQTRWESRFESVKAIKLQLDDVREALLEVGETDSDATIAEEALALAENQLSGFDFLVSIVIWYEVLNRVNIVSKKLQAKDMHLEIAIQEINNLIEYFKDYRETGFPKAVEEATEIASEMEIDPIFKEKRKIKRKKRKDETSSSEEVAFTVEENFRVNFFLYIVDQAIASLEKRFEQFKWFKEKSDIDGEALYTELNLFRDSLTNKFSSPVDVLEYMKEDGYSPEACNAYRILLTIPVTVASAERSFSKLKLLKSYL from the exons ATGGCTCCTAAACAACCATCCGGATGGCAAAAGCGTCAAAAGAGGAAACGACAAGATGAATTGGTGAAGTCACAAAAGGGTGCTATGCAAAAATTTTTGACGCCTAATCCGCCTATTGTTGATGTGGAAAAACCACAAGAGCATGTTGAAGTAGAACGGGAACACGATGAAGTAGAACAAGAGCAAGAACGTGTGGAAGTAGAAGACGAAGAACATGTTGAAAAGCAACAAGAACAAGAACATGTTGAAGAGCAACAACAAGAAGAGCATGTTGATTATATATTTGATCCAAGAAGGTGGGAAGGACTAAATGCGGATGAGATTAAACTATTGGTCGCGAAAG CCACTATTTATACAAGAACATTATCAAACTTGGAGAAGTGTGATAGAGAATGGCTAGTATATTCGAAAGAGCTAGATAAgatgttttgtttttgttgcaaAGTGTTTAGAAATGGGGCGCCAAAAGGTAGATTGGGAGGTGTAGGTTTTGATGATTGGCACCATGCTACCGGTAGAGTGAAAGAACATGAAGTTTCTTTAGATCATCTCATAAATATGAAAAAGTGGTTTGATTTGCGTAAAAGATTGAAGTCGGACGACACAATTGATAAATTTCAACATGAGCAATTCAAGAAGGAAGCGGATTATTGGAAACAAGTCCTTTTTAGAATCATTGCGCTAATCAAGTTTCTTGTTAAGCATAATTTAGCATTTCGTGGAAATAAAGAAAAGTTGTATGAAAAAG GTAATGGAAATTTCTTGGGTCTAGTTGAGATGTTGGAAGAGTTTGATCCGGTTATCAAAGAGCATGTTCGGCGGATCACTAGTGACGATATTCATGTGCATTATCTTGGACACAAGATCCAAAATGAGATAATACTTATGCTTACTGATGAAATTAAAAAAGAACTCATTAAGAACATAAAAGAAGCAAAGTACTACTCAATCATACTGGATTGTACCCCCGATTCTAGTCACAAAGAACAGATGACTATAATAGTGAGGTATGTAAAGTTCTCATCTAATTCTGTTATTGTTGAGGAGTCATTTTTGGGGTTTTTGAATGCTAATGATACCACTGGGAAGGGACAATTTGATGTAACTTATGCGGAGTTACAAAATCTTGGTCTTGAAATTGATGACATGCGTGGCCAAGGATATGACAATGGGGCAAATATGAAAG ATAATGTGAAAAACTGGAGTCTAAAGTCATTGTCTCAAACTCGTTGGGAAAGTCGTTTTGAGAGTGTTAAGGCAATCAAATTGCAACTTGATGATGTGCGGGAAGCTTTGCTTGAAGTTGGAGAGACAGATAGTGATGCTACAATTGCAGAGGAAGCATTAGCTTTAGCAGAAAATCAACTTAGTGGATTTGATTTTTTGGTATCAATTGTCATTTGGTATGAAGTGTTAAACCGGGTGAATATTGTGAGCAAAAAATTACAAGCAAAGGATATGCATCTTGAAATTGCTATTCAAGAAATAAACAATTTGATTGAGTACTTTAAGGATTATAGAGAAACCGGTTTTCCTAAAGCGGTTGAAGAAGCTACGGAGATTGCTAGTGAAATGGAAATTGATCCCATATTTAAAGAAAAACGTAAGattaaaaggaaaaaaagaaaagaTGAGACTTCTAGTAGTGAAGAAGTTGCATTTACAGTAGAAGAGAATTTCAGAGTAAACTTTTTCTTATATATTGTGGATCAAGCTATTGCTTCTTTAGAGAAAAGATTTGAACAATTTAAATG GTTTAAAGAAAAATCGGATATTGATGGCGAGGCACTTTATACAGAGCTTAATTTATTTCGTGACTCACTAACCAATAAATTTAGCAGTCCTGTAGATGTTTTGGAGTATATGAAAGAAGACGGTTATTCCCCAGAAGCATGCAATGCATATAGGATATTGTTGACTATTCCAGTCACCGTGGCATCTGCAGAAAGAAGTTTTTCGAAGTTGAAGTTATTGAAATCTTACCTATGA